A stretch of the Proteus sp. ZN5 genome encodes the following:
- a CDS encoding lipoprotein: protein MKAIFLTAILVLTSLITGCEQLKQFDVSENLINDYISQKINLQKHIGENEVVSADIKLSNLSIQIGRTEPGKISLSGTTDLKINSFLGKTSAKVELTLSGQPFYQADKGAIYIKSMAIDSYKVSPEKMDAVVVALKPYLDTTITTYFDNHPVYVLNPEKNSAEAAAFKLAKGIEVKPGKFVIQL, encoded by the coding sequence ATGAAAGCAATTTTTCTAACAGCTATATTAGTATTAACTAGCTTAATCACAGGGTGTGAACAGCTCAAGCAATTTGATGTAAGTGAAAACCTTATTAATGACTATATCAGTCAAAAGATAAATCTTCAGAAACATATTGGTGAAAATGAAGTTGTATCTGCTGATATTAAATTAAGTAATCTTTCCATTCAAATTGGTCGTACTGAACCGGGTAAAATTAGCCTTTCTGGCACAACAGATCTAAAAATTAACTCATTTTTAGGTAAAACAAGCGCTAAAGTTGAACTTACGTTATCAGGCCAACCTTTTTATCAAGCTGATAAAGGGGCGATATACATAAAATCAATGGCTATTGATAGTTACAAAGTCTCTCCAGAGAAAATGGATGCAGTGGTTGTGGCACTAAAACCTTATTTAGATACAACCATTACGACTTACTTTGATAATCACCCTGTTTATGTTCTTAATCCAGAAAAAAACAGTGCTGAAGCTGCCGCGTTTAAACTGGCTAAAGGAATTGAAGTTAAACCGGGTAAATTCGTGATCCAACTCTAA
- the mdtH gene encoding multidrug efflux MFS transporter MdtH has product MALVTQARTLGKYFLLIDNMLVVLGFFVVFPLISIRFVEQLGWAGVIVGFALGLRQLVQQGLGIFGGAIADRFGAKPMIITGMLLRALGFALMAMADQPWILWLSCILSALGGTLFDPPRTALVIKLTRPYERGRFYSLLLMQDSAGAVIGALIGSWLLQYDFHLVCWVGAGVFVIAALFNAWLLPAYRISTTRTPIKEGLKRVCLDKRFVSYVLTLTGYFVLSVQVMLMFPIIVNDIAGTPTAVKWMYAIEALLSLTLLYPIARWSEKRFKLEQRLMTGLFLMSISMFPVGMIHSLQGIFLIIGLFYLGTITAEPARETLSASLADPRARGSYMGFSRLGLAFGGAIGYTGGGWMYDLGNQFDMPELPWFLLGTVGLITLYALHRQFNRKKIETAMLTP; this is encoded by the coding sequence ATGGCGCTGGTAACACAAGCCCGTACTTTGGGTAAATACTTCCTCCTAATTGACAATATGTTAGTTGTCTTAGGTTTTTTCGTCGTTTTTCCACTTATTTCTATTCGTTTCGTCGAACAATTGGGTTGGGCTGGTGTTATTGTCGGTTTTGCTTTAGGACTTAGACAATTAGTACAACAAGGCCTTGGCATTTTTGGCGGCGCCATTGCAGACCGTTTTGGTGCAAAACCAATGATAATAACAGGCATGTTATTACGCGCTTTAGGTTTTGCTTTAATGGCAATGGCAGATCAACCTTGGATACTTTGGTTATCTTGCATTTTATCTGCATTAGGTGGAACTTTATTTGATCCGCCTCGCACAGCGCTGGTTATAAAATTAACCCGCCCCTATGAACGCGGTCGTTTTTATTCTTTATTATTAATGCAAGATAGTGCAGGTGCCGTTATTGGTGCACTCATCGGTAGCTGGCTATTACAATATGATTTTCATTTAGTATGCTGGGTTGGTGCTGGTGTTTTTGTTATCGCCGCCTTATTTAATGCTTGGTTATTACCTGCTTATCGTATCTCCACAACCCGAACACCTATTAAAGAAGGGTTAAAACGAGTATGTCTTGATAAGCGTTTTGTCAGTTATGTCTTAACGCTGACAGGTTATTTTGTATTATCTGTTCAAGTTATGTTGATGTTTCCTATTATCGTCAATGATATTGCGGGTACGCCAACGGCAGTAAAATGGATGTATGCCATTGAAGCTCTGCTTTCTTTAACGTTGCTTTATCCTATTGCTCGCTGGAGTGAGAAACGTTTCAAATTAGAACAGCGTTTAATGACTGGCTTATTTTTAATGAGTATCAGCATGTTCCCTGTTGGCATGATCCATTCATTACAAGGTATTTTCTTGATTATTGGCCTGTTTTATCTTGGTACTATTACAGCAGAGCCTGCACGCGAAACATTAAGTGCATCACTTGCAGATCCTCGCGCTCGTGGTAGTTATATGGGTTTTAGCCGCTTAGGCTTGGCATTTGGGGGCGCTATTGGATATACAGGTGGTGGATGGATGTATGATTTAGGGAATCAATTTGATATGCCTGAGTTACCTTGGTTCTTACTAGGAACCGTAGGTTTAATAACACTTTATGCGTTACATCGTCAATTTAATCGTAAAAAAATAGAAACAGCCATGCTTACTCCTTAA
- the rimJ gene encoding ribosomal protein S5-alanine N-acetyltransferase, with product MFGYRGGIPKIRFETQRMVIRLAYERDAERLADYYTLNRRFLIPWEPVRDKTHYIPSGWEHRLQYMNELHRQESAFHFLLLTQKEDEIIGVANYSNVMRGAFNACFLGYSVGEKWQGQGYMSEALTETLRYMQRQQGMHRIMANYMPHNLRSGNLLAKHGFEREGYAKNYLQINQEWRDHVLTALTTRTYFKR from the coding sequence ATGTTTGGTTATCGTGGCGGAATTCCTAAAATTCGTTTTGAAACACAAAGAATGGTAATTCGTTTAGCATACGAACGAGATGCTGAAAGATTGGCTGATTATTATACATTAAATCGTCGTTTTTTAATTCCGTGGGAACCCGTAAGAGATAAAACACATTATATACCCTCTGGTTGGGAACACCGTTTACAATATATGAATGAATTACACCGACAAGAAAGCGCTTTTCATTTTCTGCTGTTAACACAAAAAGAAGATGAAATTATTGGTGTCGCTAATTACAGCAATGTTATGCGTGGCGCTTTTAATGCCTGTTTTTTAGGCTATTCAGTCGGTGAAAAATGGCAAGGTCAAGGTTATATGTCTGAAGCTTTAACTGAAACACTTCGTTATATGCAGAGACAGCAGGGAATGCATCGTATTATGGCGAATTATATGCCTCATAATTTACGTAGTGGAAATTTATTAGCTAAACATGGTTTTGAACGTGAAGGCTACGCTAAAAACTATCTACAAATTAATCAAGAGTGGCGAGATCACGTACTGACTGCATTAACAACACGAACTTATTTTAAACGTTAA
- a CDS encoding GNAT family N-acetyltransferase has translation MQLLNEHYQLRVAEPSDIPEIIQLFAQAFRFKLNAFNIDSTNPNQRQQLGAIWNSLACKKNSQQFVVTDNGKIIATFCLVIKENDFIANPFIKTPSLNYWRFGITHYIKQKIFFSLFDYTPNENEAYLAHIAVLSSYQGHGIAYAILEWITQYSKDILKKAYLSLYVDIHHEGALYLYQKNGFYIEKEESSRLTQSIFHIQHWYYMLKKTEQMAY, from the coding sequence ATGCAATTACTTAATGAACACTATCAGCTTCGTGTTGCAGAGCCTTCAGATATTCCTGAAATTATTCAATTATTTGCACAAGCATTTCGTTTTAAATTAAATGCTTTTAATATTGATAGCACTAATCCTAATCAACGTCAGCAATTAGGAGCTATTTGGAATTCATTAGCATGTAAAAAAAATAGCCAACAATTTGTTGTCACTGATAATGGAAAAATTATCGCAACATTTTGCTTAGTAATAAAAGAAAACGACTTTATTGCAAATCCCTTTATTAAAACACCATCCTTAAATTATTGGCGTTTTGGTATTACTCATTATATTAAGCAAAAGATTTTCTTTTCTTTATTTGATTATACACCAAATGAAAATGAGGCTTACTTGGCACATATTGCCGTTTTATCATCATATCAAGGTCACGGTATTGCCTACGCTATACTGGAGTGGATAACCCAATATAGTAAAGATATTCTGAAAAAAGCGTATTTATCACTTTATGTCGATATTCATCATGAAGGTGCGCTTTATTTGTATCAAAAGAATGGGTTTTATATTGAAAAAGAAGAGTCATCACGCTTAACACAGTCTATTTTCCATATTCAACATTGGTACTATATGTTGAAAAAAACCGAACAGATGGCTTATTAA
- a CDS encoding TetR/AcrR family transcriptional regulator, which produces MNKTVTEKQKAKMKHIIDAAIRCFAVKGFHSTSTAEICHEAGMSPGNVFHYFPNKNSIIEAIALEDAQLFDDIFCRYEAEEECIQAIIDLMKEIIELYNHPEYARISIEIFAEASRNASIHEIFIENERNNKQRLIAMLKNGITKGQIDSTLEPEKIATWLLVIADGSMGRNVIDPEFNERENQTMLEVMLRKMLTKL; this is translated from the coding sequence ATGAACAAGACTGTTACTGAAAAACAAAAAGCGAAAATGAAGCATATTATTGATGCTGCAATACGCTGCTTTGCTGTAAAAGGTTTTCACTCCACATCAACAGCAGAAATTTGTCATGAAGCGGGTATGAGTCCAGGAAATGTATTTCATTACTTTCCAAATAAAAATTCGATTATTGAAGCGATAGCATTAGAAGATGCACAACTATTTGATGATATTTTTTGTCGCTATGAAGCTGAAGAAGAGTGTATTCAAGCAATTATCGATTTAATGAAGGAAATAATAGAGCTATATAATCATCCAGAATATGCACGTATTAGCATTGAGATTTTTGCTGAGGCTTCACGTAATGCGAGCATTCACGAGATTTTTATTGAAAATGAAAGAAACAACAAACAGCGTTTGATTGCGATGCTGAAAAACGGTATTACAAAAGGGCAGATAGACTCAACACTTGAGCCTGAGAAAATTGCAACATGGCTGTTAGTCATTGCAGATGGTTCAATGGGTAGAAATGTTATTGATCCTGAATTTAATGAAAGAGAGAACCAAACTATGCTGGAAGTGATGTTGAGAAAAATGCTCACAAAACTATAA
- the murJ gene encoding murein biosynthesis integral membrane protein MurJ, which yields MNLLKSLAAVSSMTLFSRVLGFIRDAIIARIFGAGMATDAFFVAFKLPNLLRRIFAEGAFSQAFVPILAEYKNQQGEEATRTFIAYVSGMLTLILAVVTVIGIIAAPWVIYVTAPGFSSSPDKFQLTTDLLRITFPYIFLISLASLTGSILNTWNRFSVPAFAPTLLNVSMIFFALVVAPYCNPPIMALAWAVVAGGILQLGYQLPHLKKIGMLVLPRISFRNSGVWRVMKLMGPAILGVSVSQISLIINTIFASFLVSGSVSWMYYADRLMELPTGVLGVALGTILLPSLSKSFASGNTEEYRKLMDWGLRLCFLLALPCTIGLAVLSGPLTASLFQYGNFNAHDALMTQQALIAYCVGLMGLIIIKILAPGFYSRQDIKTPVKIAIATLILTQLMNLAFIGSLKHVGLALSIGIAACFNASMLFWQIRKKDIYQPLAGWPVFLLKLVIALAVMGAVLVGMLWIMPSWDIGSMLMRILRLLLVVAAGAGSYFVALYALGFRPRHFSLRAL from the coding sequence ATGAATTTACTTAAATCACTCGCTGCAGTGAGTTCTATGACCTTGTTTTCACGGGTACTAGGATTTATTCGTGATGCAATTATTGCACGTATTTTTGGCGCAGGTATGGCAACCGATGCCTTTTTTGTTGCTTTTAAATTGCCAAACTTATTACGCCGTATTTTTGCAGAAGGGGCATTTTCTCAAGCATTTGTGCCAATCTTAGCAGAATATAAAAATCAGCAAGGTGAGGAAGCAACGCGTACCTTTATTGCTTATGTTTCGGGTATGCTGACACTTATTTTAGCCGTGGTCACTGTGATTGGTATTATTGCTGCGCCTTGGGTAATTTATGTTACAGCTCCGGGTTTTAGCAGTTCACCTGATAAATTTCAATTAACGACCGATCTATTACGGATCACCTTTCCTTATATTTTTCTTATTTCATTAGCTTCATTGACTGGCTCTATTTTAAATACTTGGAATCGGTTTTCAGTACCAGCTTTTGCACCGACACTCCTCAATGTCAGCATGATCTTTTTTGCTTTAGTGGTCGCCCCTTATTGCAATCCTCCTATTATGGCTTTAGCGTGGGCGGTTGTTGCGGGAGGAATATTACAACTCGGGTATCAATTACCACATTTGAAAAAAATCGGTATGCTTGTTTTACCGCGCATCTCATTTAGAAATAGCGGTGTTTGGCGTGTAATGAAATTGATGGGGCCTGCTATTTTAGGGGTTTCAGTTAGTCAAATATCATTGATTATCAATACTATTTTTGCTTCCTTTTTAGTTTCTGGTTCAGTTTCTTGGATGTATTACGCAGACCGCTTGATGGAGTTACCGACAGGGGTATTAGGGGTTGCATTAGGTACAATTTTACTTCCTTCATTATCTAAGAGCTTTGCCAGTGGCAATACTGAAGAGTATAGAAAACTGATGGATTGGGGGTTAAGACTGTGCTTTTTATTAGCACTGCCTTGCACTATTGGTTTAGCGGTACTATCAGGGCCCTTAACAGCATCTTTATTCCAGTATGGCAATTTTAATGCTCATGATGCATTAATGACACAACAAGCGCTAATTGCTTACTGTGTTGGACTAATGGGGCTGATTATCATAAAAATCTTAGCACCGGGTTTCTATTCTCGTCAGGATATTAAAACACCTGTAAAAATTGCGATTGCCACATTGATCCTCACACAATTAATGAACCTTGCGTTTATTGGTAGCTTAAAACATGTGGGTCTTGCACTTTCAATCGGTATTGCGGCTTGTTTTAATGCCTCTATGTTGTTTTGGCAAATCCGTAAGAAAGATATCTATCAGCCTTTAGCCGGTTGGCCTGTGTTCTTATTGAAACTTGTTATTGCACTTGCCGTAATGGGTGCTGTATTAGTTGGAATGTTGTGGATCATGCCAAGTTGGGATATTGGCAGTATGCTAATGCGCATCTTGCGTTTGTTATTAGTTGTAGCAGCAGGAGCGGGAAGCTATTTTGTTGCTCTATATGCATTAGGATTTAGGCCTCGCCATTTTTCACTACGTGCTTTATAA
- the argS gene encoding arginine--tRNA ligase gives MNIQAFLSEKISVAMCAAGAPADSEPLVRQSAKVQFGDYQANGVMGAAKKMGIPPRQLAEKILEKLNITDVADKVEIAGPGFINIFLSPQWVAKQAEYALADEHLNVTPVEPQTIVIDYSSPNVAKQMHVGHLRSTIIGDASARTLSFLGHNVVRANHLGDWGTQFGMLIAYLEKKQNENAADMALSDLEEFYREAKKHYDEDEIFAERARNYVVKLQSGDEYCRTMWRKLVDITMQQNQVTYQRLNVTLTEDDIMGESLYNPMLAGIVADLKAKGLAVESEGATVVFLDEYKNKEGEPMGVIVQKKDGGYLYTTTDIACAKYRHETLHADRVLYYIDSRQHQHLMQAWTIVRKAGYIPDSMSLEHHMFGMMLGKDGRPFKTRSGGTIRLTDLLDEAQERARTLIAEKNPDMDKDELNNVARVVGIGAVKYADLSKNRTTDYIFDWDLMLSFEGNTAPYMQYAYTRVASIFKRAEIDENALTQPIALTQSHEKQLALRLVQFDETIMQVSREGTPHVMCAYLYDLAQAFSGFYENCPILSAEDENTRQSRLKLARLTARTLKQGLDTLGIETVDRM, from the coding sequence GTGAATATTCAGGCTTTTCTTTCAGAAAAAATCAGTGTGGCAATGTGTGCTGCTGGCGCACCCGCTGATAGCGAACCTCTTGTCCGTCAGTCAGCCAAAGTACAATTTGGTGACTATCAGGCAAATGGTGTCATGGGAGCTGCAAAAAAAATGGGGATCCCACCCCGACAACTCGCAGAAAAGATCCTAGAAAAGCTCAATATTACGGATGTTGCAGATAAAGTTGAGATCGCAGGCCCAGGTTTTATCAATATCTTTTTATCTCCACAGTGGGTTGCAAAACAAGCTGAGTACGCATTAGCAGATGAACATCTAAACGTAACACCCGTTGAACCTCAAACTATTGTTATCGACTATTCATCTCCGAACGTTGCGAAACAGATGCACGTTGGTCACTTACGCTCGACCATTATTGGTGATGCAAGTGCCCGTACTTTATCTTTCTTAGGTCACAATGTTGTTCGCGCTAATCACCTTGGTGATTGGGGTACGCAATTTGGTATGTTGATTGCGTATTTAGAGAAGAAACAGAATGAAAATGCCGCTGATATGGCGTTATCTGACCTTGAAGAGTTCTATCGTGAAGCGAAAAAGCATTATGATGAGGATGAAATATTCGCAGAACGTGCCCGTAATTATGTGGTGAAATTACAAAGTGGTGATGAATACTGCCGTACAATGTGGCGCAAATTAGTTGATATCACTATGCAACAAAACCAAGTGACTTATCAACGCCTTAACGTCACATTAACTGAAGATGACATTATGGGTGAAAGTCTTTATAACCCAATGTTAGCGGGTATTGTTGCTGATTTAAAAGCAAAAGGTCTTGCAGTAGAAAGTGAAGGTGCAACGGTTGTTTTCCTTGATGAATATAAAAACAAGGAAGGCGAACCTATGGGTGTTATCGTTCAGAAAAAAGACGGTGGCTACCTATATACAACAACCGATATTGCTTGTGCAAAATACCGTCACGAAACATTACATGCTGATCGCGTACTTTATTATATCGACTCTCGTCAGCACCAGCATTTAATGCAAGCTTGGACGATTGTTCGTAAAGCAGGCTACATCCCTGATTCAATGTCACTCGAACACCATATGTTCGGTATGATGTTAGGTAAAGATGGTCGTCCGTTTAAAACTCGTTCTGGTGGCACTATTCGTTTAACTGATTTACTCGATGAAGCTCAAGAAAGAGCGCGTACATTAATCGCTGAAAAAAATCCAGATATGGATAAAGACGAATTAAATAATGTTGCTCGCGTTGTGGGTATCGGTGCTGTTAAATACGCTGACTTGTCAAAAAACCGTACAACAGATTACATCTTTGATTGGGATCTGATGTTAAGTTTTGAAGGTAACACAGCACCTTATATGCAATATGCTTATACTCGTGTTGCTTCAATCTTCAAACGTGCAGAAATTGATGAAAATGCGTTAACACAACCTATCGCACTAACACAATCTCACGAGAAGCAACTTGCATTACGTTTAGTCCAATTTGATGAAACCATTATGCAAGTTTCTCGTGAAGGAACGCCTCACGTTATGTGTGCTTATCTTTATGATCTGGCACAAGCCTTCTCTGGCTTTTATGAAAACTGCCCTATCTTATCTGCTGAAGATGAAAACACTCGCCAAAGCCGCCTAAAACTGGCTCGTTTAACTGCGAGAACCTTAAAACAAGGTTTAGATACTTTAGGTATTGAAACTGTAGATAGAATGTAA
- a CDS encoding VOC family protein — translation MVLFSSIPQLNDLTHELSLFEENMTLFADSLGIDLSFYLTDHVSLRCHDLTLAEQWRAGLSQCGKCISDNVINGRPIYLFQLETPLTILNQSVSIVELPFPTNKKYEYQGWEHIEQVIPVEPDDLVNKVMSFLPQTLPESVSLKISEPKGEKERLPNPTVAISNGKVTVKYHPYSLLEIVESEC, via the coding sequence ATGGTGTTATTTTCTTCAATTCCTCAATTAAATGATTTAACTCACGAGCTTTCTTTGTTTGAAGAAAATATGACACTATTTGCCGATAGCCTGGGTATAGATTTATCATTCTATCTGACGGATCATGTATCGTTACGTTGTCACGATTTAACATTAGCAGAGCAGTGGCGAGCCGGATTAAGTCAGTGTGGAAAGTGTATTTCTGATAATGTGATTAATGGGCGGCCAATATATCTATTTCAATTAGAAACGCCATTAACTATTTTAAATCAATCTGTTTCAATCGTTGAGTTACCTTTCCCTACAAACAAAAAATATGAATACCAAGGTTGGGAGCATATTGAGCAAGTGATCCCCGTTGAACCAGATGATTTAGTGAATAAAGTTATGTCATTTTTACCTCAAACGTTACCTGAGAGTGTTAGCTTAAAAATCAGTGAACCTAAAGGTGAGAAAGAACGTCTACCTAATCCAACAGTGGCTATTTCTAATGGAAAAGTCACAGTGAAGTATCATCCTTATTCGTTACTTGAAATCGTAGAAAGTGAGTGTTGA
- the cutC gene encoding copper homeostasis protein CutC, producing MATLEICCFGAECALVAERAGADRIELCTSPAEGGITPSFGMLRQVRDLVRIPVHPIIRPRGGDFCYTQADFSAMKNDISLIRDMGFSGAVVGLLNEEGHIDLPKMEILMELAGPLAITFHRAFDMCINPLLALEQLTQLGVSRILTSGQQANAELGLPLLRTLNEKTQGPIIMAGAGVRLSNIQKFLDTGLKEIHSSAGKVAPSTMIYRKAGVTMSSDSEVDEFTHYCVDEDTVEAMKDIMSIHAPLA from the coding sequence ATGGCTACGTTGGAGATTTGTTGTTTTGGCGCTGAATGTGCGTTGGTAGCAGAACGAGCAGGTGCAGACAGAATAGAACTGTGCACGAGTCCGGCAGAAGGTGGTATTACGCCAAGTTTTGGAATGCTACGACAAGTCAGAGATCTGGTTCGTATTCCCGTTCATCCTATTATTCGCCCTCGTGGTGGCGATTTTTGTTATACACAAGCTGATTTTTCAGCAATGAAAAATGATATTAGTTTGATCCGTGATATGGGGTTTTCAGGGGCAGTTGTTGGCCTTTTAAATGAAGAAGGGCATATTGATTTGCCTAAAATGGAAATTTTAATGGAGCTTGCAGGCCCATTAGCTATTACTTTTCATCGCGCTTTTGATATGTGTATTAATCCATTGTTAGCGCTAGAACAACTGACTCAACTAGGTGTTTCTCGTATTCTAACGTCAGGACAACAGGCAAACGCGGAATTAGGTTTGCCGTTATTACGAACGTTAAATGAAAAAACACAAGGCCCTATAATTATGGCTGGGGCTGGTGTAAGACTCAGTAATATCCAAAAATTCCTAGATACAGGATTAAAAGAAATACACAGTTCAGCAGGAAAAGTGGCACCTTCAACTATGATTTATCGTAAAGCCGGTGTAACAATGAGCTCTGACAGTGAAGTGGATGAATTTACACATTATTGTGTGGATGAAGATACAGTTGAAGCGATGAAGGATATTATGAGTATTCATGCGCCATTAGCATAA
- a CDS encoding ATP-binding cassette domain-containing protein produces the protein MTIACHFSQLTIEFNQQALFPPLTRSLACQQNALIGHNGKGKSVLLRLLAQKILPTSGQVNWNMPFVHVDQLTRLQGDTLAQALNIHEIYQAFQRVDAGIATLEDIELLDGKWQLPVTWQNLLDSAQLPVALDTPIAHLSGGEQTRLALCRAFLCEQSFLLLDEPDNHLDYQGQQWLIKQLAQHKAGSLIVSHNRNLLSYASTILELSEKGLSEYGGNYTLYETQKGAEIASLEAASDRLSNQIKNEKRQQQATLQKAAQRKRQGESIRKSGSQCLLLLDMQTNRAEQRQSAVAKRHQRVIDDMQSQKQGVDEEKSHVHQQKIVLNYQSDGHRLNVFVDNLQLPYGYQHPISFSAYGNEHWHIKGKNGCGKSTLLKCLIEQFAPISGEFRLNKDYCYLDQHLALLDKTLPVAQALHQYQPAISIEQWRTRLGMLRIRGDKSLLPLEMLSGGEQLKATLLALTHSPKPPAVLLLDEPDNHLDIESKQLLENLLVEYQGTLLLVSHDEAFVEQCGITHTLLLDEII, from the coding sequence ATGACAATAGCCTGTCACTTCTCACAACTTACTATCGAATTTAATCAACAAGCTCTTTTTCCACCACTAACTCGCTCATTGGCTTGTCAGCAAAATGCATTAATCGGTCATAACGGTAAAGGAAAATCTGTACTATTAAGATTATTAGCACAAAAAATATTACCGACCTCAGGTCAAGTTAATTGGAATATGCCTTTTGTTCACGTTGATCAATTAACCCGATTACAAGGTGATACACTTGCTCAAGCGTTAAATATTCATGAAATTTATCAAGCATTCCAACGCGTTGATGCAGGTATTGCTACATTAGAAGATATTGAGTTACTCGATGGCAAATGGCAACTTCCGGTTACGTGGCAAAATTTATTAGATTCAGCGCAACTCCCTGTTGCATTAGATACCCCTATTGCACATCTAAGTGGTGGAGAACAGACACGTTTAGCACTTTGCCGCGCTTTTTTATGTGAGCAGAGTTTTCTGCTCTTAGATGAGCCAGATAACCATCTTGATTATCAAGGTCAACAATGGCTAATAAAACAGTTAGCTCAGCACAAAGCAGGCTCTCTTATTGTTAGTCACAATCGAAACTTGCTCTCATATGCGAGCACTATTCTTGAATTAAGTGAGAAAGGTTTATCTGAATATGGCGGAAATTATACTTTATATGAGACACAAAAAGGTGCAGAAATAGCATCGTTGGAAGCTGCAAGCGACCGACTAAGCAACCAAATTAAAAATGAGAAACGTCAGCAACAAGCCACATTACAAAAAGCTGCGCAACGGAAACGACAAGGCGAATCAATTAGAAAAAGTGGCTCTCAGTGTCTTCTTTTATTAGATATGCAGACAAATCGGGCTGAGCAGAGACAATCAGCGGTTGCAAAGCGTCATCAACGCGTAATCGATGATATGCAATCTCAAAAGCAAGGTGTTGATGAGGAAAAGTCACATGTTCATCAGCAAAAAATAGTGCTGAATTATCAAAGTGATGGCCACCGTTTAAATGTATTTGTTGATAATCTTCAACTTCCATATGGTTATCAACATCCTATTTCATTTTCAGCTTACGGTAATGAACATTGGCATATTAAAGGTAAGAATGGATGTGGGAAATCAACGTTATTAAAATGTTTGATTGAACAATTCGCACCAATTTCTGGTGAGTTTCGTCTAAACAAAGACTATTGCTATCTTGACCAACACCTTGCTTTACTTGATAAAACATTGCCTGTTGCACAAGCACTACATCAATATCAGCCGGCTATTTCTATCGAGCAATGGCGAACACGTCTTGGGATGTTGAGAATTAGAGGTGATAAATCTTTACTACCGCTTGAAATGCTAAGTGGTGGCGAACAATTAAAAGCAACGTTATTGGCTTTAACACATAGTCCAAAACCACCTGCGGTATTATTACTTGATGAGCCAGATAATCACCTTGATATCGAGTCCAAACAACTATTGGAAAATTTACTCGTTGAATATCAAGGTACATTATTACTGGTTTCGCATGATGAAGCTTTTGTGGAACAATGTGGTATTACACATACGTTGTTATTAGACGAGATTATATAA